A window from Chrysemys picta bellii isolate R12L10 chromosome 2, ASM1138683v2, whole genome shotgun sequence encodes these proteins:
- the LOC135981870 gene encoding verrucotoxin subunit beta-like, giving the protein MAYSGASTIEMPALGRPLRLGMLYDCRSDMLIPGITLWGIEALKKDVETMPKHNTEFQIIASDSIEDKASALSLSASLKASLLGGLVEVGGSAAFLNDTKKSKYHARVALHYSVTNRFEHLTMSQLGTENVSYPAVFDQGTATHVVTAVLYGAQAFFVFDREVSSSESMREIEGKMKLMIEKIPKVCGGAEVSGKKGNRAEEKIENFSCTFYGDFALENNPVTYQDAMGVYSTLPKRLGVAGENAVPVRVWLYPLSKLDSRAAQLVREISAVLVYDAQSALEHLTECDVRCNDMVKDRTATTFPEIQRKIQQFRDLCKQHRQAFQKELARTLPSIRGGGAEEGALVEILTNKEQSPFGTQRLNEFLEKKQEEMDFVNSYLAELEKVEVVSSRSELQRIFLSPRHEFVVSLSLTSLHNEESYLSELNLWLRRQFMKNIHDPALASSACETPKSKLWFEDEEIRRKARQAVKSFSGFACVNKSNGTTRFIVASVPDKDNPGTAIYLYGDGELISTNFEPPSKPLPALIGGIRHDRVQLTFNPAAYGRAAISGYRAEYRIAGQENWTAVDVNNTQVTFTVTGLRANTEYQFRYAAVSKPGLSESSDVSDPVKTLPPTSPPGKPVATAVDSSAITLTWESPSVTADGVSIREYKVEYKEKTGNMRQEGKDKWLERRLGRRTESFNVKGLRPETPYRFRVSAVCADGAVSDPSEETLISTLKEDLHVRQTEPVPRATKAAKDAISDNRTFAGPSKKEIKELQAAVAAGIFTDVIVKHQNIKSLKITTFNVAVTGERGSGKSSFINAFRGLSDDDRDAAEIGVCEIKMEPTPYQHPNHPNVTIWELPGFGLPRFPPDTYLKLVNFIRYDFIIIMFSGRFTSCHQILINEIQRMGKKCYYVRSKVDTDLHYFRRRKSYSEQRVLQEIRDDCIKQVKGEGETSPQVFLISRWDPDKYDFPLLQETLEKEIDQSSRCVMC; this is encoded by the exons ATGGCTTACTCTGGAGCTTCAACAATTGAGATGCCGGCCCTGGGCCGCCCTCTGCGGCTGGGGATGCTGTACGACTGCCGCAGCGACATGCTCATACCAG GTATCACTCTATGGGGCATTGAGGCCCTTAAGAAAGACGTGGAGACAATGCCAAAGCACAATACTGAATTCCAGATCATTGCGTCTGACTCCATTGAAGATAAGGCCTCAGCCCTCAGTCTGTCTGCATCCCTGAAGGCCAGTCTCCTGGGGGGGCTGGTGGAAGTAGGTGGATCTGCAGCATTTTTAAATGATACAAAGAAATCAAAATATCACGCTCGAGTTGCTCTCCACTACTCAGTGACAAACAGGTTTGAGCACCTGACCATGAGCCAGTTGGGGACTGAGAACGTCTCTTATCCTGCTGTGTTTGACCAAGGCACGGCCACCCATGTGGTCACAGCTGTGCTGTACGGGGCTCAGGCTTTCTTTGTGTTTGATCGGGAAGTTTCTTCATCAGAGAGTATGCGAGAGATAGAGGGGAAAATGAAACTGATGATAGAAAAGATCCCAAAGGTTTGTGGAGGAGCAGAGGTGTCTGGGAAAAAGGGGAACAGGGCAgaagaaaaaattgaaaatttcagtTGCACATTTTATGGTGATTTTGCTCTGGAGAACAATCCGGTTACTTACCAAGATGCCATGGGAGTTTACTCCACTCTCCCTAAGCGGCTTGGAGTCGCTGGTGAAAACGCTGTACCGGTGCGAGTCTGGCTGTACCCACTGAGCAAGCTGGACTCCAGAGCTGCCCAGCTAGTGCGTGAGATCAGCGCGGTGCTGGTTTATGATGCTCAAAGTGCCCTGGAGCACCTGACTGAGTGCGACGTCCGGTGCAACGACATGGTGAAGGACAGAACGGCTACAACCTTCCCCGAGATCCAGAGGAAAATCCAGCAATTCAGAGATCTGTGTAAACAGCACAGACAGGCCTTCCAAAAAGAGCTAGCTAGAACCCTGCCCTCTATCcgtggaggtggagcagaggaagGGGCCCTGGTGGAGATTTTAACCAACAAGGAGCAATCGCCATTTGGTACCCAGAGACTCAATGAATTTCTGGAGAAGAAACAGGAGGAAATGGATTTTGTCAATTCCTACCTGGCTGAGCTAGAGAAGGTGGAAGTCGTATCCTCCAGGAGCGAGCTACAACGCATATTTCTCAGCCCCAGGCATGAGTTTGTTGTGTCTCTTTCACTCACTTCATTGCACAATGAGGAATCCTATTTATCGGAATTAAACCTTTGGCTGCGGAGACAATTTATGAAGAACATTCATGATCCAGCATTAGCCAGTTCTGCCTGTGAGACACCAAAATCCAAACTGTGGTTTGAGGATGAAGAGATAAGAAGAAAAGCACGACAAGCTGTAAAATCCTTCTCCGGCTTTGCCTGTGTCAACAAATCTAACGGGACGACTCGGTTCATTGTGGCGTCTGTTCCAGACAAGGACAATCCCGGCACTGCCATTTACCTGTATGGAGATGGGGAGCTGATCAGCACCAACTTTGAGCCTCCATCaaagcctcttcctgccctgatTGGTGGAATCAGACATGACCGTGTGCAGCTCACGTTTAACCCAGCAGCCTATGGCAGGGCTGCGATATCCGGCTATCGGGCAGAGTACAGAATTGCAGGGCAGGAGAACTGGACGGCTGTGGATGTAAATAACACACAAGTGACATTCACAGTAACAGGGCTACGTGCAAACACCGAGTACCAGTTCCGATACGCTGCAGTGAGCAAACCAGGGCTCAGCGAGAGCAGCGATGTGAGTGATCCTGTGAAGACTCTTCCCCCGACCAGCCCTCCTGGGAAGCCTGTAGCAACTGCTGTAGATTCATCTGCCATCACCCTCACCTGGGAGAGTCCAAGTGTCACTGCAGATGGAGTCAGTATAAGGGAGTATAAGGTGGAATATAAAGAGAAGACAGGAAATATGAGGCAGGAGGGGAAAGACAAATGGCTGGAACGAAGGTTAGGAAGGAGAACTGAATCTTTTAATGTTAAAGGACTGAGGCCTGAGACGCCCTACAGATTCCGAGTGTCGGCTGTGTGTGCGGATGGGGCTGTGAGTGACCCAAGTGAGGAGACTCTGATTTCAACACTAAAGGAAG ATTTGCACGTAAGACAGACGGAGCCAGTTCCGAGAGCTACCAAGGCTGCTAAAGATGCAATTTCAGACAATAGAACATTTGCTGGACCCTCCAAAAAGGAGATTAAAGAATTGCAGGCCGCTGTTGCAGCAGGAATTTTCACAGATGTGATAGTTAAACATCAGAACATAAAATCATTAAAAATCACCACATTTAATGTTGCCGTCACGGGTGAGCGGGGTTCAGGAAAATCGAGCTTTATAAATGCCTTCCGGGGTCTCAGTGATGATGATAGAGATGCTGCTGAAATTGGGGTCTGTGAAATAAAAATGGAGCCAACACCTTATCAACATCCTAACCACCCAAATGTAACAATATGGGAGCTACCAGGGTTTGGGTTACCTAGGTTTCCGCCAGATACATATTTGAAGTTGGTAAATTTCATCCGCTATgacttcatcatcatcatgttctcAGGGCGTTTCACCTCCTGCCACCAAATCCTCATCAATGAGATTCAGAGGATGGGAAAGAAGTGTTACTATGTGCGCTCCAAAGTGGATACGGATTTGCATTATTTTAGGCGTCGCAAATCCTACAGTGAGCAGAGAGTCCTGCAGGAAATCAGGGATGATTGCATAAAACAGGTGAAAGGAGAAGGGGAGACTTCCCCCCAGGTTTTCCTTATCAGCCGCTGGGACCCAGACAAATATGATTTCCCCCTCCTACAGGAAACACTGGAGAAAGAAATAGATCAATCTAGCCGTTGTGTCATGTGCTGA